The following coding sequences lie in one Arachis stenosperma cultivar V10309 chromosome 5, arast.V10309.gnm1.PFL2, whole genome shotgun sequence genomic window:
- the LOC130980279 gene encoding (S)-8-oxocitronellyl enol synthase CYC2-like, whose amino-acid sequence MSWWWAGAIGAAKKKFEDDEPPRSFQSVGLVIGVTGIVGNSLAEILPLADTPGGPWKVYGVARRPRPSWNADHPIEYIQCDISDPNDTQSKLSALTDVTHIFYVSWTRRPTEAENCEVNGAMLRNVLQAVIPNAPNLRHVSLQTGGKHYLGPFELFGKIQPHEPPFTEDLPRLKAPNFYYTQEDILYEETQTKDGVSWSVHRPQVIFGFSPYSLMNMVGTLCVYAAICKHERVPLRFPGTKSAWEDYTTVSDADLIAEQHIWAAVDAYARNEAFNCSNGDVFKWKHLWKVLAEQYGITEYGFDEGSERLKLSEMMRDKGPVWDEIVRENQLLPTKLEEVADWWFVDLIFCGVCILDSMNKSKEHGFFGFRNSKNSFISWIDKTRAFKIVP is encoded by the exons ATGAGTTGGTGGTGGGCTGGAGCTATCGGTGCTGCCAAG AAAAAATTCGAAGACGACGAACCTCCGCGAAGCTTCCAGAGCGTGGGTCTGGTCATCGGCGTCACCGGCATAGTCGGCAACAGCCTCGCCGAGATTCTCCCTCTCGCCGATACCCCCGGCGGTCCATGGAAGGTCTACGGCGTTGCCCGGCGGCCCCGTCCATCCTGGAACGCCGATCACCCAATCGAATACATCCAGTGCGACATCTCCGATCCCAACGACACCCAATCGAAGCTCTCCGCCCTAACAGACGTCACACACATCTTCTACGTCTCATGGACTAGACGCCCCACCGAAGCCGAGAATTGCGAGGTTAACGGCGCCATGCTCAGGAATGTCCTCCAAGCCGTTATCCCCAACGCCCCCAATCTCCGCCACGTGTCCCTCCAGACTGGTGGCAAGCACTACCTTGGTCCCTTCGAGCTCTTCGGCAAGATCCAACCCCACGAGCCGCCCTTCACGGAGGATCTGCCGCGACTCAAGGCCCCCAATTTCTATTACACTCAGGAAGACATCTTGTACGAAGAGACGCAGACGAAGGACGGTGTTTCTTGGTCGGTTCACCGGCCGCAAGTGATCTTCGGATTCTCACCTTACAGCTTGATGAACATGGTGGGAACCCTGTGCGTGTACGCGGCGATTTGCAAGCACGAGAGGGTTCCATTGAGATTCCCTGGAACCAAATCGGCGTGGGAGGATTACACGACGGTGTCGGATGCGGATTTGATCGCGGAGCAGCATATATGGGCGGCGGTGGATGCGTACGCGAGGAACGAGGCGTTCAATTGCAGCAACGGGGATGTGTTCAAGTGGAAGCATCTGTGGAAGGTGCTGGCGGAGCAGTATGGGATCACCGAGTATGGCTTCGATGAGGGTTCTGAGAGACTCAAGTTGTCGGAGATGATGAGGGATAAGGGCCCTGTGTGGGATGAGATTGTTAGAGAGAATCAGCTTCTTCCCACCAAACTTGAAGAGGTCGCTGATTGGTGGTTTGTGGATTTGATTTTCTGTGGCGTTTGCATTTTGGATAGCATGAACAAGTCCAAAGAGCATGGCTTCTTCGGTTTCAGGAACTCCAAGAATTCCTTCATTAGCTGGATTGATAAGACCAGAGCTTTCAAGATTGTGCCTTGA